From the genome of Paracidovorax avenae:
CGTTGACCCACACCTTGAGAATGTTGGCGACGGCCATGGGATTTTCCTTGGCCAGGACCCGCGCCTCCTCCAGGCGCATCTGCTCGGGGGTCTGGATCAGGTCTTCCGGCTTGGTGGGCGCGGCCAGGGCCGGTCGCTCGGGCTCGTCGGCCTCGATCGCATCCACCTGGCGGCCCGAGGCCACCGCCGCAGCGGGCGCCGGCGGCTGGTTCATGCCCTTGATCGCCGGACGCACCAGCCCCAGGAGGATGAGCGCGGCGAAGAGCGACATGCCCACCGGCCAGCCCAGGCTCTTGGCCAGTTCGATCATTTCGGGCTGCTTCCAGAGCGGCAGCTCGACCGCCGGCGTGTTGTCCACCAGGAACTGGGTGTTCATGATGTTGACCGAATCACCGCGATCCTTGTTGTACCCGATGGTTTCGCGCACCAGGGCCGTCATCTGCTCGATCTGCTCGGGCGTGAAGGCCTTGGCCTGCGGCGCCTTGCCCGCGGCCTCCGCGATGGCCTGGTAGTTCACGACCACGGCGGCGCTGACACGCTTGATCGCGCCGCTGCCGGCCCGGGTGACGCGTACCGTCTTGTCCACCTCGTAGTTGGTGATGGATTCACGCTTGGACCCGGCAGCCTGGCCCTGCTGGCCGTTGCCTGCCGTGGGCGCGGGGTTGGCGCCATTGACGGGGGCGGTGGACGGCTGGGGCGGCTGGTTGCTGGCGGCGCCCGGCACGCCGGCCGGCGGCTGGTTGCCCTGGGTGCCTCCGGAGCTTTCCACCACCTGCTGGCTGCGCACGGCGCTGCTGTCGGGCGTCTGGTTGGGGCGGTGCTGCTCGGACGTCTGCTCCGATTGCGAGAAGTCCACCTCGGCCGTCACCTGGGCCTTGACGTTGTTCTTGCCGACCACCGGCTCCAGGATGTCCAGGATGCGGCGGGTGTATTGCTGCTCGATCTGCTGCACGTAAGACAGCTGCTGGGCATCAATGGCGCTGCCGGCGGCCGTGTCGGGCGACTGCGAGAGCAGCTTGCCGGTGTCGTCGAGCACGCTGACCGCGGAAGGCGACATTTCGGGCACGCTGGACGCCACCAGGTGCACGATGCCGGCCAGCTGGGTGCGGTCGAGGAAGCGGCCGGGATACAGGCTCAGCAGCACGGAAGCGGAGGGCTTCTGCTGTTCGCGGAAAAAACCGTTCTGGTTGGGAAGCGCCAGGTGGACGCGCGCGCTCTGCACGGACGACAGCGCCTGGATGGAGCGGGTCAGTTCGCCCTCGAGCCCGCGCTGGAAGTTCAGCCGCTCCTGGAACTGCGTCACGCCGAAGCGGTTGGTCTCCATGAGTTCGAACCCGGTCACCGACCCCTTGGGGAGGCCCTGGGTGGCCAGGCGCAGGCGGACGTCGTGCACGCGCTCGGCAGGCACCAGGATGGCGCCACCCCCCTCCGAATACTTGTAGGGAACATTCATGGTGGACAGCTGTGCCACGATGGCGCCGCCGTCCTTGTCGCTCAGGTTGGAGAACAGCACCTTGTAGTCCGGCTGGCGGTTGAGCACCACCGCGGCAACCACCGCGGCCACCAGCAGCGCGATGCCCGCGCCGAAGCGCAGACGCTTGGAGCGGTCCAGCGCGGAGAAGCGCTGGAGCACGGACGGCGTGCTGGGACTGGCAGGGGGAGCGACAGGGATTTCGGCGACTGCGGACATGGTGCTTTCCAAGGGGACCGCCACGGCACACGGGATCTGGCGTGCCGCGATTATTGGCTGCCGGCCTTGACCCCGGCAGCCGGATAAGGCGCCCGTTTTCCCAGCTATTCCCCAGGATGCGCCGGGCGCCGGGCCCTAGGATTGCACCATCCCCCGCAACCCTTTCCTCCGCCCGCCATGGACCTCCGCATCTCCAGCTCCACCGCTCCCCTGACGGGCGCCGGCCTGGCGCGCCGTGCCACGGCCGCGCCGGAAGCCGCAGCCGGCCAGGAAGTCGGCTTCTCCACGGCGCTCAAGGGCGCACTCCAGTCCGTCAGCGCCGCCCAGAACCGGGCCACCGGCCTGCAGCAGGAAGTGCAGATGGAAAACCCGGCCGTGAGCCTGGAGGAAACCATGATCGCCATCCAGAAGGCCCAGGTGGGCTTCCAGGCGACCCTGCACGTGCGCAACCGGATGGTGCAGGCCTACACGGACATCATGAACATGCAGGTCTGACCCCCGGATCCGGCGCCACGGGGCGCGATCTGCCGGTCAACGGGCCCCGCCAGGGGGCCCTTTCGTCGTTACAACTCTCCCCCCAATAAGCAAAATGCCCCGCTCCCTGTGCAGGGGCGAGGCATTGCGCGCATCCGGCGCCGCAGGAAAGCGCCAAGCGTGGCCCGCGGCATGGCGGGCGCACCTGTCAGTGCATGATCATCGGCTGGCGTTCGAACAGGTGCTCGAACTGCGCCAGCCAGGGTTCGGCCAGGCAACGGATCTCGGCATCATTGCGCAGGATGCGCTGCATGATGCGCGTCTTCTCGCGGCGGTGCTCCGGCAGCAGCTGCTGGTCCTGCGACTTGAAGCGCAGCTGCTCGATCAGGACGGCACAGGCGCCTTCGCAGCGCACGACCTCGTCCCAGTCCTTGAGCTTGGCGGCTTCGAGCATCCGCGCGCTGCTGTCTTCGATGGCTTTGTAATAGTCAATGAGCATATGGGACATTTCTGGCGCTCCCTTCAGGACGGCCGGTGCGCCTGCGCACCGATCTCGCTCCAGCCCTGGGCCACGGGAGCAATCAAAGTGACCACCTCTTCCACGAGCGCCGCATCGTTGCGCAGGTTGGCCATGGTCAGGCGGCCGACGCAGTAGTCGTAGAGCGAGCGGAGGTTCGCGGCGATCTCGCCGCCCTGGGCGGGATTGAGGCCGCCTTTCAGGCCCTCCTCCAGGATGCGCACGGCCCGGCCGATGTGGCGCCCCTTCTCTTCCACTTCGCCGCGCTGCATGCTGCCGCGGGCGGCATTGAGCGACTGCATCAAACCGTCGAAAAGCATCTGGATCAGTTGGTGGGGGGATGCGCCATCCACGCTGGACTGCACACCGACCTGGCGATAGACCGAGGCTGCGCGGGAACTGACTGGCGTAAACATCGAGGACTCCTTCATGCTGCTTACCTTTCTTATCGGCAAACCATGGGAGAACTCAAGGCCATTTCGCGCAGGAATCGGTGCAGGAACGCAGGCGCCACGGCGTCAGGCATTCCACCGCGCGATCTGCTGCTGCATGTAGGAGCTGAGCGAAGACATGCTGGACATCTGCTTGTCGAGCGCGGTGTACTGGGCGCGCATGCGCTTTTCCAGGGTGTCGGCGCGCTTGTTCACGGCGTCCTGGTCAGCGGAGTTCCGCTTGGACTCGGCCATGAGCGCGTCGGTCTTGTTGTTCATGAGCCCGTCGAACGAGAGCATGGTGGAGGTCAGCGACTTGATGCGCACACCGAGGCCCGTGCTGCTGTCGCCCAAGGAAGGATCCGCGGCGAAGAAAGCCTTCAGGGTGTCGGGCGTCTTGAGCGCGTTGTCGAGTTTGGTGCTGTCGGCCACGGTGAGCTTGCCGCCGCGCTGCATCTGAATGCCGAAATCCGACAGCGTCTGCAGCGCCGCCGTACCGCCAGTGACGGACGTCATGGCCGCGCGGATCGTGCCCATCAGGCCCACGGTCGTGCCATCCCCCTGCAGGACGCCAGCGGTCTTGGTGTCGGCATCGTACTTCGTGACGTCGCCCAGCATGTCGTTCACGGCGTTGTACGCATCCACGAAATCCTGGATGTTCTTCTTCATGGTGGCCGTGTCCGACTTCGCCGAGATCTCCACGTTGTCCGTGGTGACCTTGGAGGCCGTCAGCGTGAGGCCCGGGATCGTGTCCGCGAACACGTTGGTCGTGGAACTGATGTCGATGCCGTTGATCTTGGCCTTGGCGTTCTGAGCGTACTGCACGGCATTGGCCGCCATGCCCGTGTTCGGGGAGCCCTGGGGATCGAACGCCAGCTTGGACAGGCCGGGATTGGCGGAATCTTCCGAGACCTGGATCCGGAAGCCGGCCGTTTCCCCGGTGGCCTTGGAGCGCAGCATCAGCCGCTCGCCGGAGGCGTCGCGCAGCACCGTGGCCGTCATGCCGCCGTCGGCTTCGTTGATCTTGGTGGCGATGGAGGTCATCGAGTCCGTGGCGGACACGCTGATGTTGAAGGCCGCCTTGGAGCCGGCAGTGAATTCCGGAGGATTCTTGGAGGAATCCCAGGAGCCCAGCTGGATGGTCATGTTGCCCGCGCCGACGGCAGCGTCCTTGGCCACCGCACTGGACGCCACCGACTGCGCCCGCGAGAGCTGCTGCACGCTCATGGAGAACGACGTGGCGCTCGCGACCCCCGAGACCGACACGGACACCGCATCGCTGTTGCTCGACGACACGGCCAAGCCGTTCCAGGCACTGTCGCGCGTGAGCTTGGACGCCGCGTCGGACAGGGTGGATACCAGGGACTTGATCTTGGAATAGGTCGAAATCTTGGTCTGGATGGAGTCGGCGGTCGCCTGCAGCTTGACGAGCGGCTGCTTCTCCAGCGCCACGGTCTGGGAGATGATGCTTTCCACCTGCAGCCCGCTGCCGATACCGATCGAGGTAATGCCCATTTCCGTCTCCCGGGACCTTGCGGCCCGCTTTCATTGATGAAATGCGATTCTGGCAAGAACCTTCGACGCCAAAAGCGCGAAAAGCGGCCACAGGAACCGCCCTGTTGCCGCTTTGGCAGGGGCCGGCCCCTGCCGCCACCCCTTATAAGCCCCCTGTCAACGCAGCAGGGACAGCACGCCCTGCGGCAACTGGTTGGCCTGGGCCACCATGGCGGTACCCGCCTGCTGCAGGATCTGCGTGCGCGACAGGTTGGCCGTTTCCTTGGCGAAGTCGGCATCCACGATCCGGCCGCGGGAAGCGGACAGGTTCTCACCCTGGATGTCGATGTTGCCGGAAGCGTTCTCGAAGCGGCTCTGCAGGGCGCCCAGGTCGGCACGTGCGGAGTTGATCTGGTCGATGGCGCTGTCGATCTTCTTCAGGGCCACCCAGGCGTCCTTCTGCGTGCCCACGGTGACGGTGTCGATGCCCTTCTTGTCCGTGCCGGTGGCCGCGGCCAGCGTCGGGGCAGCGAAACCGTTGTTCGCCACGGAGAAACCCGTGAACGTGATGGTTTCCGGCACCGGCGGGGTGGCGCTGTTGAGCTTGGACGACGCGAACTCCAGGTCGTAGCTGCCGTCGTCCTTCTTGGTCAGGAAGGCCGTCACGCCGGTGTCTGCCGACTTGTTGTTGATGGCGGAAACCACCTGGCCCAGACGCTCCACGCCGGAACCCGCAGCCTTGATTTCGCCCAGGTCGATGGCGGAAGCGGAGCCCACCTGGATGGTCATGCTGCCTGCTGCGATCTTCGTGCCGTAGCCGGTGATCGTGGTGTCGGCGGCGCTGATGGAGGTCACGCTGCCGGTGGAGTATTCGATGGCGGACAGGCCCGAAGCGGAGGAGTTGGTCAGCGCGCCCACGGTGATGTTCTCGCCGGAGTTGGCACCCACCTGGAACAGCGCGCCTGCGAAGCTGCCGTCGAGGATCTTCTGGCCGTTGAAGCTGGTCTGCTTGGCCACACGGTCGATTTCGTTGGTGAGCTGCTTCACTTCTGCCTGCAGGGCGTCGCGGTCCTTCTGGCTGTTGGTCGCGTTGCTGGACTGCACGGCCAGTTCACGCATGCGCTGCAGCATGTCGCCCACCTTGCCCAGGGCGCCTTCGGCCGTCTGTGCCAGAGAGATGCCGTCGTTGGCATTGCGGCCGGCCACGGCCAGGCCCTTGATCTGCGTGTTCATGCGCTCGGCGATGGACAGGCCGGCGGCATCGTCCTTGGCGCTGTTCACGCGCAGGCCGGAAGACAGGCGCTGCATCGAGGTGGTGAGGGAAGACGCCGATGCGCTCAGGTTGCGCTGCGCATTGAGCGAGGCGATGTTCGTGTTGATGGTAGAGGCCATTTGAAACGCTCCTTGGTTACTAAAGTCCGGCTAGGCCGCCGATCACAACGCCAGCCACAAGGCTGGCAGCCAAGACCGGGGCGGCAGTCACGTGAACCCATCCATCGCTTGCCGGTCAACAAATTCGCTGGTGTGAACCTGTTGCTTGGGTTATCGGGTAGCGCGCCGGGAAACTTGAGCGCTCCGGAGAAAAAAATTCTTACAAGCGGGCAGTTCCAGGCCTCCGAATCACCCTGTTGCTCAAATACAACAGGCGAACTGGCCGGTTTTCCTCCCTTTTTTCGCCCGTCCGAAAAAACCATCGCCCCGCAGAATTCCTTCCAACGCTAGGGCTGCCCGCTGCAGGTGGTGCCTCCTTGGCCACGGCAGCAGTGCCCATCCCTTTTGCGAAGGAGTTCCGCAATGGCCTCGACCATCAACACCAACATCGCCTCACTCAATGCGCAGCGCAATCTCGGCCTGTCCTCGTCCTCGCTGAGCACGTCCATGCAGCGCCTGTCGTCGGGCCTGCGTGTGAACAGCGCCAAGGACGATGCCGCCGGCCTGGCCATCGCCGAACGCATGAACACCCAGGTGCGCGGCCTGGCTGTCGCATCGCGCAATGCCAACGACGGCATCTCGCTGGCGCAGACGGCCGAAGGCGCCCTGGGCAAGGTGGGCGACATGCTGCAGCGCATGCGCGAACTCGCCGTGCAGGCCAGCAATGCCACCAACAGCAAGGCCGACCGGACCGCGCTGCAGGCCGAAGTGAAACAGCTGACCGATGAAATCGACCGCGTCTCCAAGCAGACGACGTTCAACGGCCAGAAGATCCTCGACGGCAGCTTCGCGGGCGCGCTGTTCCAGGTGGGCGCCAACTCCGGCGACAACGTCACGCTGGGCTCGCTGGCCGACACCCGCGCCGCCGGGCTGGCGAACATCAGCTACTCCAGCACCTCCACTGCCATCTCGGTCAACGCCTCCGACACCACCATCACGGGCTACAACACGGCCATCACCGCCGGCACGCTGACCATCGCCGTGAACATGGGCAGCACCTCCACCACCATCGACCTGGGCGACATCAAGGCCGCAGGCTCCGGCGTGGAGCGCATGGGCCAGATCATGAGCGCCATCAACAACAAGTCGGCGGATACCGGCGTGACGGCATTCCTGACCAAGAAGGACGACGGTACCTACGACCTGGAGTTCGCCTCGGCCAAGCTCACCGATGCCACGCCGCCAGCCCCCGCCGCGGTGACTTTCTCGGGGTTCACCGTCGCCAACTCCGGCTTCACGGCACCCACCCTGACGGCCGCCACCGGCACGGAGCAGAAGGGCATCGACACCGTCACCATCGCCACGCAGAAGGACGCGTGGGTGGCGCTGAAGAAGATCGACAGCGCCATCGACCAGGTGAACTCCGCACGCGCCGACCTGGGCGCCCTGCAGAGCCGCTTCGAGAGCGCCATCGCCAACATCGACATCCAGGGGGAGAACATGGCGGCGGCCCGCGGCCGGATCATGGATGCCGACTTCGCCAAGGAAACCGCGAACCTGTCACGCACGCAGATCCTGCAGCAGGCCGGCACCGCCATGGTGGCCCAGGCCAACCAGTTGCCGCAACAGGTGCTGAAGCTGCTGCAGGGCTGAAAAGTCCTCCGCAGGCTAATACACTGCCGCTCGGGGCCGAAATATGGGTCTCAGCGGCAATTTTCATTTTGGAGTACGCATGCCTTCGCCTTCCATCGAGCAGTTCATCGAAAGCTTTCTGACAGCCGTCGACTTCCAGGAGCCGGTGGAGGTCACCCCCGGTACCGAATTGCGTGCCCTGCCCGAATGGGACTCCCTTGCCGCTCTGGGCGTCATCGTGATGTTCGACGTGGAGTACGGCAAGACGATCGTGGGGGACGACTTGAAGAACTGCACCACGATCACCGACCTCTACAACCTGCTGGGATAGAAACATCATGGGCCTGTCCACCCTGCACAACGTGCGTTTCTCAGGCATGGCGAGTTGCGTGCCCAGGCGCGTGGTTTCCAACCTCGAGGATTGCCCGCCCAAGATGCGTTCGGAACGGGAACGGCTGGTGCGCAACATCGGCATCCAGCAACGCCGCCTGTGCGCCTCCTGGCAGTGCTTTTCGGACCTCGCGATGGACGCCACCGAAAAACTCCTGCAGGAACTGCAGTGGACCCGCGAGGAAGTGGATGCGCTGATCGTGGTCACCCAGTCCCCCGACTATCCCATCCCGTCGACCGCCATCATCCTGCAGGACCGACTGGGGTTGCCGCACTCCACCATCGCGTTCGATGTCAACCTCGGCTGCTCGGGCTATCCTTTCGGCCTGCACCTTCTGGGCAGCATGATTGCCTCGGGTGCTTTGAAAAAAGGCCTGCTGCTGGTGGGCGACCGCTCCGCCAGCGAGCGGGATCCGCTGTTCTCCGATGCGGGGACAGCCACCGCGCTCGAATTCGACCCCGCGGCAGCGCCCATGTATTTCGACCTCAACAGCGACGGCAGCGGCTACAAGGCCATCATCAAGCCGGTGGGCGGGCATCGGGAGCCGTATGCGTTCCACCACAGCGTCCCGACGCGCGACGAGGATGGTGAGCTGCAGTGGCCGGACCGCTTGCTGCTCGACGGACCGGCGGTGCTGAGTTTCTCGACCCAGCGGGTACCGCCCGCCGTGGAGCGCACGCTTCACTATGCGGGCGTATCGAAGGACGATGTGGATTACTTCGTCTTCCACCAGGCCAACCGGATGATCAACGAAACCATCCGCAAGAAGCTGGCGCTGCCTCCGGAGAAGGTGCCCTCGACGCTGGCAGACTATGGCAACACCAG
Proteins encoded in this window:
- the fliE gene encoding flagellar hook-basal body complex protein FliE, translating into MDLRISSSTAPLTGAGLARRATAAPEAAAGQEVGFSTALKGALQSVSAAQNRATGLQQEVQMENPAVSLEETMIAIQKAQVGFQATLHVRNRMVQAYTDIMNMQV
- a CDS encoding flagellin; the protein is MASTINTNIASLNAQRNLGLSSSSLSTSMQRLSSGLRVNSAKDDAAGLAIAERMNTQVRGLAVASRNANDGISLAQTAEGALGKVGDMLQRMRELAVQASNATNSKADRTALQAEVKQLTDEIDRVSKQTTFNGQKILDGSFAGALFQVGANSGDNVTLGSLADTRAAGLANISYSSTSTAISVNASDTTITGYNTAITAGTLTIAVNMGSTSTTIDLGDIKAAGSGVERMGQIMSAINNKSADTGVTAFLTKKDDGTYDLEFASAKLTDATPPAPAAVTFSGFTVANSGFTAPTLTAATGTEQKGIDTVTIATQKDAWVALKKIDSAIDQVNSARADLGALQSRFESAIANIDIQGENMAAARGRIMDADFAKETANLSRTQILQQAGTAMVAQANQLPQQVLKLLQG
- a CDS encoding acyl carrier protein, which produces MPSPSIEQFIESFLTAVDFQEPVEVTPGTELRALPEWDSLAALGVIVMFDVEYGKTIVGDDLKNCTTITDLYNLLG
- a CDS encoding flagellin, coding for MASTINTNIASLNAQRNLSASASSLTTSMQRLSSGLRVNSAKDDAAGLSIAERMNTQIKGLAVAGRNANDGISLAQTAEGALGKVGDMLQRMRELAVQSSNATNSQKDRDALQAEVKQLTNEIDRVAKQTSFNGQKILDGSFAGALFQVGANSGENITVGALTNSSASGLSAIEYSTGSVTSISAADTTITGYGTKIAAGSMTIQVGSASAIDLGEIKAAGSGVERLGQVVSAINNKSADTGVTAFLTKKDDGSYDLEFASSKLNSATPPVPETITFTGFSVANNGFAAPTLAAATGTDKKGIDTVTVGTQKDAWVALKKIDSAIDQINSARADLGALQSRFENASGNIDIQGENLSASRGRIVDADFAKETANLSRTQILQQAGTAMVAQANQLPQGVLSLLR
- a CDS encoding flagellar protein FliT; translated protein: MSHMLIDYYKAIEDSSARMLEAAKLKDWDEVVRCEGACAVLIEQLRFKSQDQQLLPEHRREKTRIMQRILRNDAEIRCLAEPWLAQFEHLFERQPMIMH
- a CDS encoding ketoacyl-ACP synthase III, translating into MGLSTLHNVRFSGMASCVPRRVVSNLEDCPPKMRSERERLVRNIGIQQRRLCASWQCFSDLAMDATEKLLQELQWTREEVDALIVVTQSPDYPIPSTAIILQDRLGLPHSTIAFDVNLGCSGYPFGLHLLGSMIASGALKKGLLLVGDRSASERDPLFSDAGTATALEFDPAAAPMYFDLNSDGSGYKAIIKPVGGHREPYAFHHSVPTRDEDGELQWPDRLLLDGPAVLSFSTQRVPPAVERTLHYAGVSKDDVDYFVFHQANRMINETIRKKLALPPEKVPSTLADYGNTSGATLPVTMTARLNEVLENGSHKLLLSGFGIGLSWGTCILDISGARFPAMLES
- the fliS gene encoding flagellar export chaperone FliS, giving the protein MFTPVSSRAASVYRQVGVQSSVDGASPHQLIQMLFDGLMQSLNAARGSMQRGEVEEKGRHIGRAVRILEEGLKGGLNPAQGGEIAANLRSLYDYCVGRLTMANLRNDAALVEEVVTLIAPVAQGWSEIGAQAHRPS
- the fliF gene encoding flagellar basal-body MS-ring/collar protein FliF; this encodes MSAVAEIPVAPPASPSTPSVLQRFSALDRSKRLRFGAGIALLVAAVVAAVVLNRQPDYKVLFSNLSDKDGGAIVAQLSTMNVPYKYSEGGGAILVPAERVHDVRLRLATQGLPKGSVTGFELMETNRFGVTQFQERLNFQRGLEGELTRSIQALSSVQSARVHLALPNQNGFFREQQKPSASVLLSLYPGRFLDRTQLAGIVHLVASSVPEMSPSAVSVLDDTGKLLSQSPDTAAGSAIDAQQLSYVQQIEQQYTRRILDILEPVVGKNNVKAQVTAEVDFSQSEQTSEQHRPNQTPDSSAVRSQQVVESSGGTQGNQPPAGVPGAASNQPPQPSTAPVNGANPAPTAGNGQQGQAAGSKRESITNYEVDKTVRVTRAGSGAIKRVSAAVVVNYQAIAEAAGKAPQAKAFTPEQIEQMTALVRETIGYNKDRGDSVNIMNTQFLVDNTPAVELPLWKQPEMIELAKSLGWPVGMSLFAALILLGLVRPAIKGMNQPPAPAAAVASGRQVDAIEADEPERPALAAPTKPEDLIQTPEQMRLEEARVLAKENPMAVANILKVWVNGES
- the fliD gene encoding flagellar filament capping protein FliD, with the protein product MGITSIGIGSGLQVESIISQTVALEKQPLVKLQATADSIQTKISTYSKIKSLVSTLSDAASKLTRDSAWNGLAVSSSNSDAVSVSVSGVASATSFSMSVQQLSRAQSVASSAVAKDAAVGAGNMTIQLGSWDSSKNPPEFTAGSKAAFNISVSATDSMTSIATKINEADGGMTATVLRDASGERLMLRSKATGETAGFRIQVSEDSANPGLSKLAFDPQGSPNTGMAANAVQYAQNAKAKINGIDISSTTNVFADTIPGLTLTASKVTTDNVEISAKSDTATMKKNIQDFVDAYNAVNDMLGDVTKYDADTKTAGVLQGDGTTVGLMGTIRAAMTSVTGGTAALQTLSDFGIQMQRGGKLTVADSTKLDNALKTPDTLKAFFAADPSLGDSSTGLGVRIKSLTSTMLSFDGLMNNKTDALMAESKRNSADQDAVNKRADTLEKRMRAQYTALDKQMSSMSSLSSYMQQQIARWNA